The proteins below come from a single Triticum aestivum cultivar Chinese Spring chromosome 5D, IWGSC CS RefSeq v2.1, whole genome shotgun sequence genomic window:
- the LOC123120432 gene encoding 30S ribosomal protein S18, chloroplastic-like translates to MYTSKQPFLKSKQPFSKSKQTFNKSKQPFRKSKQTFRKFKQPFCKSKQPFRRRPRIGPGDRIDYRNMSLINRFISEQGKILSRRINRLTLKQQRLITLAIKQARILSFLPFRNYENEKQFQAQSISIITGSRPRKNRHIPQLTQKYNSNRNLRNNNQNLRNNNRNLSSDC, encoded by the coding sequence ATGTATACATCTAAACAACCTTTTCTTAAATCTAAGCAACCCTTTAGTAAATCCAAGCAAACTTTTAATAAATCCAAGCAACCCTTTCGTAAATCCAAGCAAACTTTTCGTAAATTCAAGCAACCTTTTTGTAAATCTAAACAACCTTTTCGTAGGCGTCCCCGGATTGGCCCGGGAGATCGAATTGATTATAGAAACATGAGTTTAATTAATAGATTTATTAGTGAACAAGGAAAAATATTATCGAGACGAATAAATAGATTAACCTTGAAACAACAACGATTAATTACTCTTGCTATAAAACAGGCTCGTATTTTATCTTTCTTACCGTTTCGTAACTATGAGAACGAAAAGCAATTTCAAGCCCAGTCAATTTCAATAATTACAGGTTCTAGACCCAGAAAAAATAGACATATTCCTCAATTAACGCAAAAGTACAATTCCAATCGAAACTTAAGAAACAACAACCAAAATTTAAGAAACAACAACCGGAACTTAAGTTCCGATTGTTGA